Proteins co-encoded in one Ensifer sp. PDNC004 genomic window:
- a CDS encoding amino acid ABC transporter permease, protein MSFLRSVRPSNLIILTALPFIIYLFISSGDYQRSLRAILGVENGSSAFVPGFLALAIAFTSGIAVLVFSRAKAPRPRLANVAALLNLAAAAVLVIGHNIHPFIASVVANGVDPFKSTLIVKGVTPRQLTEAADLMVQGVEAWLFPAYLAVTLIGLGLHFLSGRPDAPSDGKARRVARWILGLTNGAGLVFVFFFAHIAFAAGVATTIRAAIAAYILAALMGLVWVGLLQLHSTVRTSLYFAIATLVLAVAAGWFLMQPRDTYVLAGTLEGKVGIVTNTPAGLISAVRFGQYDGAPQTETPVRTFVGPAEALASIAKGEGVSGALLPAASAPADMPVLWKTEALNDRDRAAGVTVAVLAIILGLLTFGGYLHQRHPLAIGSEFIVDTIRGIPMLVIVLYVGLPLSGALKDATQGVLDPPNLMRGIVAMALAYSAYLAEIFRSGINAIPVGQIEAARSIGLNRWQTARLVVLPQAFRIIIPPLGNELIAILKDTSLLSILSIRDITQRMREFQSASFLPFAPYNSAAIFYIFLTLAAASLVNMVERKYDIKHR, encoded by the coding sequence ATGTCGTTCCTGAGAAGCGTGCGTCCGAGCAATCTGATCATCCTGACCGCGCTGCCCTTCATCATCTATCTGTTCATCTCCTCCGGCGACTATCAGCGCTCGCTGCGGGCGATTCTCGGTGTCGAGAACGGCTCGTCGGCCTTCGTGCCGGGCTTTCTGGCGCTCGCGATCGCGTTTACCTCGGGCATCGCCGTGCTCGTGTTCTCGCGCGCCAAGGCGCCGCGCCCGCGGCTTGCGAACGTTGCGGCGCTGCTCAATCTGGCTGCCGCCGCCGTTCTCGTCATCGGCCACAACATCCACCCCTTCATCGCATCCGTCGTCGCCAACGGCGTCGATCCGTTCAAGTCGACGCTGATCGTCAAGGGCGTGACGCCCCGGCAGTTGACGGAAGCCGCGGACCTGATGGTGCAGGGCGTCGAAGCCTGGCTGTTCCCCGCCTATCTCGCCGTCACGCTGATCGGCCTCGGGCTTCATTTCCTGAGCGGCCGTCCGGATGCCCCTTCCGACGGAAAGGCGCGTCGCGTCGCCCGCTGGATCCTTGGTCTCACCAATGGCGCCGGTTTGGTTTTCGTCTTCTTCTTCGCCCATATCGCCTTTGCGGCCGGGGTCGCGACCACCATCCGCGCCGCGATCGCCGCCTATATCCTGGCGGCGCTCATGGGTCTTGTCTGGGTCGGGCTGCTGCAACTGCATTCAACAGTTAGAACCAGCCTCTATTTTGCCATTGCCACCCTTGTGCTGGCGGTTGCGGCCGGCTGGTTCCTGATGCAGCCGCGCGACACCTACGTGCTCGCCGGCACGCTTGAGGGCAAGGTCGGCATCGTCACCAACACGCCGGCGGGCCTGATCAGCGCGGTGCGCTTCGGCCAGTATGACGGTGCGCCGCAGACGGAAACGCCGGTGCGCACCTTCGTCGGCCCGGCCGAGGCGCTCGCCTCGATTGCCAAGGGTGAGGGCGTTTCAGGTGCCCTGCTGCCGGCCGCTTCCGCGCCCGCCGACATGCCCGTCCTCTGGAAGACCGAGGCGCTGAACGATCGCGATCGTGCCGCCGGTGTCACCGTCGCCGTGCTTGCGATCATACTTGGTCTCTTGACCTTCGGCGGCTATCTGCATCAGCGCCATCCGCTGGCGATCGGCTCGGAGTTCATCGTCGATACGATCCGCGGCATCCCCATGCTGGTGATCGTGCTCTATGTGGGCTTGCCCTTAAGCGGGGCGCTCAAGGACGCGACACAAGGCGTGCTCGATCCACCAAACCTGATGCGCGGCATCGTCGCCATGGCGCTCGCCTATTCGGCCTATCTCGCCGAAATCTTCCGCTCGGGCATCAACGCGATCCCGGTCGGCCAGATAGAGGCGGCGCGCAGCATCGGTCTCAACCGCTGGCAGACGGCGCGCCTCGTCGTGCTGCCGCAGGCCTTCCGCATCATCATTCCGCCGCTCGGCAACGAACTGATCGCGATCCTCAAAGACACGTCGCTCTTGTCGATCCTGTCGATCCGCGACATCACCCAGCGCATGCGCGAGTTCCAATCGGCAAGCTTCCTGCCGTTTGCACCCTACAACTCGGCGGCGATCTTCTACATCTTCCTGACGCTGGCTGCCGCCAGCCTCGTCAACATGGTCGAGCGGAAATATGACATCAAGCACCGCTAG
- a CDS encoding SDR family oxidoreductase — protein MLITGTSRGLGAELARLYVEDGWRVIACQRRPISSEGSTERLALDVADAASIDALGRSLQGVAIDLLINNAAVRGDVGGLATLEPGDFLDVMRVNALAPLLVTRALLPNLCAGKQPVVANISSRAGSLAEGTLDDDDGDYAYRCSKAALNMATVKLAQDLKRDGISVVSLHPGWVQTDMGGSEAVVSVAQSATGLKAIIDRTGLADSGSFRAYDGRRVSW, from the coding sequence GTGTTGATCACGGGAACCTCCCGCGGCCTCGGCGCGGAACTCGCGCGGCTTTACGTCGAAGACGGCTGGCGGGTGATTGCCTGCCAGCGGAGGCCGATCTCGAGCGAAGGTTCGACGGAACGGCTGGCGCTCGATGTTGCCGATGCGGCATCGATCGACGCCCTTGGGCGGTCGCTCCAGGGCGTTGCGATCGACCTGCTGATCAACAACGCGGCCGTGCGCGGCGATGTCGGGGGCCTTGCGACGCTTGAACCGGGCGATTTTCTCGACGTGATGCGCGTCAATGCGCTGGCGCCGCTCTTGGTGACGCGGGCGCTGCTTCCGAACCTGTGCGCCGGCAAACAGCCTGTCGTCGCCAATATCAGCAGCCGGGCCGGGTCGCTCGCCGAAGGCACGCTCGACGATGATGACGGCGACTATGCCTACCGCTGCTCCAAGGCGGCGCTGAACATGGCGACGGTCAAGCTTGCCCAGGATCTGAAGCGCGACGGGATTTCCGTCGTTTCGCTGCATCCGGGCTGGGTGCAGACGGACATGGGCGGCAGCGAGGCCGTCGTTTCGGTGGCTCAAAGTGCGACCGGGTTGAAGGCGATCATCGACCGCACAGGTTTGGCCGATAGCGGCAGTTTCCGCGCCTATGACGGGCGCCGGGTTTCGTGGTGA
- a CDS encoding aminotransferase class III-fold pyridoxal phosphate-dependent enzyme — translation MDRDLRTEQEMATIRAWLTETYGIEASLSPLPGEHDLNYRVSAADGQEYLLKLHAAGDADELDMQVAVLEHLAAKASGLPVSRAFCDRSGGVTSRIELRGPRTARLLSWLPGDIWAKAPRRDTASAESLGRLLAGLDRSLEDFSHAGAKRLYAWDIGRADMHRKHVELIGGDDKREAVDAILDRFAAAVLPRLASCPMQVIHNDANDYNVLLDKDGTVSGLLDFGDMVETWRVIEIAVASAYALIGAADPVGTVAALAGAYHQVNPLSEAEVELVFDLVMTRYAVSICMAAKQIRDNPENTYLLVSQEDVWRELNRLQGENRAIAIARIRDACGFAPIPQAAAVVRWLEKNAHDFAPIVQPSVKKPKVTVFDFSASGPEAAQWANLDAAEAEARIMAQIGSERAAFGIGIYGEDRGIYQGDAYETSVEGARRSVHLGVDIFAPAGEPVSAPFAGTVAFIHDDAVAFGFGPTVLLEHEIENGVRFWTLYGHLSRDSVAKLTDGQAIAKGEVFATFGSADENGNWAPHLHFQVVTDHLGLAGQMHGVGVGDQWQVWREVSPDPSVVLGLSVPVSVIVPRDKQFLVRERHRRIGRSLSIAYSATPLKIVGGEGAHLIDEDGTRWLDMVNNVCHVGHCHPRVVKAAQAQMSKLNTNSRYLHDSLVEYSRRLAAQFPDPLNVCFFVNSGSEANDLAIRLARAYTGNRDIITVDHAYHGHLSSLIDVSPYKFAGKGGEGQAAHVKVAEMPDLYRGRYRYGDADAGRKYAEDVRSQVAALAAEGRRPALFFSEGILGTGGQLSLPDGYLREAYAHVRAAGGLCLADEVQVGFGRVGSHMWAHELQGVTPDIVTMGKPIGNGHPMAAVVTTEAIAASFANGMEYFNTFGGNPVSAEIGLAVLDVIRDERLMHHCRVVGDRLMDGARALAQKHAIIGDVRGHGLFNGIELVRNRETLEPAARELDFVIAEMKRKHRILLSSEGPHHNVLKVKPPAPFSAEDCDRFLNALDDTLQRLSV, via the coding sequence ATGGACAGAGATTTGAGAACCGAGCAGGAAATGGCGACGATCCGGGCCTGGCTCACCGAGACCTACGGCATCGAGGCGAGCCTGTCGCCGCTACCGGGCGAGCACGATCTCAACTATCGCGTCTCCGCCGCCGATGGCCAGGAATACCTGCTGAAACTGCACGCCGCCGGCGATGCGGACGAACTGGACATGCAGGTGGCTGTGCTCGAACACCTCGCGGCCAAGGCATCGGGCCTGCCGGTCTCGAGGGCGTTTTGTGATCGTTCAGGCGGTGTCACCAGCCGGATCGAACTTCGGGGTCCGCGCACCGCACGGCTTCTCTCCTGGCTGCCGGGCGATATCTGGGCGAAGGCGCCGCGGCGCGATACGGCAAGCGCCGAAAGCCTCGGGCGCCTGCTCGCCGGACTTGATCGCAGCCTTGAAGATTTTTCCCATGCCGGTGCCAAGCGGCTCTATGCCTGGGACATCGGCCGCGCCGACATGCACCGCAAGCATGTGGAGCTGATCGGCGGTGACGACAAGCGCGAAGCGGTCGATGCGATCCTCGACCGCTTTGCCGCGGCGGTGCTTCCGCGTCTGGCGTCGTGCCCGATGCAGGTCATTCACAACGACGCCAACGACTATAACGTGCTGCTCGACAAGGACGGAACGGTCAGCGGCCTGCTCGACTTCGGCGATATGGTCGAGACCTGGCGGGTGATCGAGATCGCGGTCGCTTCCGCCTATGCGCTGATCGGGGCTGCCGATCCGGTCGGCACGGTCGCAGCCCTTGCCGGTGCCTACCACCAGGTCAATCCGTTGAGCGAGGCGGAAGTCGAACTGGTCTTCGATCTGGTCATGACCCGCTACGCCGTCAGCATTTGCATGGCGGCAAAGCAGATCCGCGACAATCCCGAAAATACCTATCTGCTCGTCAGCCAGGAGGATGTCTGGCGCGAACTCAATCGCCTGCAGGGCGAAAACCGTGCAATCGCCATCGCGCGCATCCGCGACGCCTGCGGTTTCGCACCGATCCCGCAGGCCGCCGCCGTCGTTCGCTGGCTCGAAAAGAACGCGCATGACTTCGCGCCGATCGTTCAGCCCTCGGTCAAAAAGCCGAAGGTGACGGTGTTCGATTTCTCCGCCTCGGGACCTGAAGCCGCGCAATGGGCAAACCTCGACGCGGCGGAAGCCGAAGCCCGCATCATGGCCCAGATCGGCAGCGAGCGTGCCGCCTTCGGCATCGGTATTTACGGCGAGGATCGCGGCATCTATCAGGGTGACGCTTACGAGACATCGGTCGAGGGCGCACGGCGCTCGGTGCATCTCGGCGTCGACATCTTCGCGCCGGCAGGCGAGCCGGTCTCGGCGCCCTTCGCCGGCACGGTCGCCTTCATTCACGACGACGCGGTCGCCTTTGGTTTCGGTCCGACCGTTCTGCTGGAACACGAGATCGAAAACGGTGTTCGCTTCTGGACGCTTTACGGTCACCTGTCACGCGACAGCGTTGCCAAGCTCACCGACGGGCAGGCGATCGCCAAGGGCGAAGTTTTTGCCACCTTCGGTTCCGCTGACGAAAACGGCAACTGGGCGCCGCATCTGCATTTCCAGGTCGTTACCGATCATCTCGGCCTTGCTGGGCAGATGCACGGCGTCGGCGTGGGTGACCAATGGCAGGTCTGGCGCGAGGTGAGCCCGGATCCGAGCGTCGTGCTTGGCCTTTCGGTTCCGGTCTCGGTGATCGTGCCGCGCGACAAGCAATTCCTGGTCCGAGAGCGTCATCGCCGCATCGGCCGGTCGTTGAGCATCGCCTATAGCGCCACCCCCTTGAAGATCGTTGGCGGCGAGGGCGCGCATCTGATCGACGAGGACGGCACGCGCTGGCTCGACATGGTCAACAATGTCTGCCACGTCGGCCATTGCCACCCGCGCGTCGTCAAGGCAGCGCAGGCGCAGATGAGTAAGCTCAACACCAATTCGCGCTATCTGCACGATTCGTTGGTCGAATACTCCCGTCGGCTCGCCGCGCAGTTCCCGGACCCGCTCAACGTCTGCTTCTTCGTCAATTCCGGCAGCGAGGCGAACGACCTCGCGATCCGCCTGGCGCGTGCCTATACCGGCAACCGCGACATCATCACCGTCGACCACGCCTATCACGGCCATCTGTCGAGCCTGATCGACGTCAGCCCCTACAAGTTCGCCGGCAAGGGCGGCGAGGGGCAGGCGGCGCATGTGAAGGTCGCCGAAATGCCGGATCTCTATCGCGGGCGCTATCGTTATGGCGACGCGGATGCCGGCCGGAAGTATGCCGAGGACGTGCGTAGCCAGGTGGCGGCCCTTGCCGCCGAGGGCCGTCGTCCGGCGCTGTTTTTCAGCGAGGGCATTCTCGGCACCGGCGGTCAGCTGTCGTTGCCGGACGGGTATCTGCGCGAAGCCTATGCGCATGTGCGCGCGGCCGGCGGCCTCTGCCTTGCCGATGAGGTGCAGGTCGGCTTCGGTCGCGTCGGCAGCCACATGTGGGCGCACGAGTTGCAGGGCGTTACGCCCGATATCGTCACCATGGGCAAGCCGATCGGCAACGGCCACCCGATGGCCGCCGTCGTCACGACCGAGGCGATCGCCGCCTCGTTTGCCAACGGCATGGAGTATTTCAACACCTTCGGCGGCAATCCGGTTTCGGCCGAGATCGGCCTTGCGGTGCTCGACGTCATCCGCGACGAGCGGCTGATGCACCATTGCCGCGTCGTCGGCGACCGGCTGATGGACGGCGCACGGGCACTCGCTCAAAAGCACGCGATTATCGGCGATGTCAGGGGGCACGGCCTCTTCAACGGCATCGAGCTGGTGCGCAACCGCGAGACGCTGGAGCCGGCGGCGCGTGAGCTCGATTTCGTCATTGCCGAGATGAAGCGCAAGCACCGCATTCTCTTGAGCAGCGAGGGACCGCACCACAATGTGCTGAAGGTAAAGCCGCCGGCGCCCTTCAGCGCCGAGGATTGCGACCGCTTCCTCAATGCGCTGGACGATACGCTTCAGCGTCTAAGCGTCTGA
- a CDS encoding ABC transporter ATP-binding protein, whose amino-acid sequence MAAIRIDNLRKGFGSLEVLKGINLDIADGEFVCFLGPSGCGKSTLLRSIAGLEDLDGGSIHLGERDITDVASAKRDIAMVFQNYALYPHMNVRKNLSFGLALNGMKRDEIERRVDNAADILRIKELLARKPRQLSGGQRQRVAIGRAIVREPKLFLLDEPLSNLDAGLRVTMRVELAALHERLGVTMIYVTHDQVEAMTLSDRVVVLDKGKVSQFGTPLELFYQPANLFVAGFIGSPRMNFVTTEVTSQVDTAVTLNGGGLAHPLALEMLSATPIAKPKAVTLGIRPDKIELVSAEEGHLVGDVRLVERLGTESHVHISLQNGGDMTAVVRGTHPVSARERVHLRLPAEHCHLFDGEGQAVARRLDVETQALINQEKAKRVA is encoded by the coding sequence TTGGCAGCGATCCGCATCGACAATTTGCGCAAAGGCTTTGGTTCGCTCGAAGTCTTGAAGGGTATCAACCTCGATATCGCCGACGGCGAGTTCGTCTGCTTCCTTGGGCCCTCGGGCTGCGGCAAGAGCACGCTGCTGCGCTCCATCGCCGGCCTCGAGGATCTCGATGGCGGCTCGATCCATCTGGGTGAGCGTGACATCACCGACGTCGCCTCGGCCAAGCGCGATATCGCCATGGTCTTCCAGAACTACGCGCTCTATCCGCACATGAACGTGCGCAAGAACCTGTCCTTCGGCCTAGCCCTGAACGGCATGAAGCGCGACGAGATCGAGCGCCGTGTCGACAACGCTGCCGACATCCTGCGCATCAAGGAACTGCTCGCTCGCAAGCCGCGCCAGCTCTCCGGCGGCCAGCGTCAGCGCGTGGCGATCGGCCGCGCGATCGTGCGTGAGCCGAAGCTCTTCCTGCTCGACGAGCCGCTGTCGAACCTCGATGCCGGGCTTCGCGTCACCATGCGCGTCGAGCTCGCAGCGCTGCACGAGCGCCTCGGCGTGACCATGATCTATGTGACCCACGACCAGGTCGAGGCGATGACGCTGTCTGACCGTGTCGTGGTGCTCGACAAGGGCAAGGTCAGCCAGTTCGGCACGCCGCTCGAACTCTTCTATCAGCCGGCCAACCTGTTCGTCGCCGGCTTCATCGGCTCGCCGCGCATGAACTTCGTGACAACAGAAGTGACATCGCAGGTCGATACGGCGGTGACGCTCAACGGCGGCGGTCTTGCCCATCCGCTCGCGCTCGAAATGCTCTCGGCCACACCGATCGCAAAGCCCAAGGCGGTGACGCTCGGCATTCGTCCGGACAAGATCGAGCTGGTGTCCGCCGAGGAGGGCCATCTTGTCGGCGACGTCCGCCTGGTCGAGCGGCTCGGTACCGAAAGCCACGTCCATATCAGCCTTCAGAATGGTGGCGACATGACCGCGGTCGTGCGCGGCACGCATCCGGTTTCCGCCCGCGAGCGCGTGCATCTGCGTCTGCCGGCCGAGCATTGCCATCTGTTCGACGGCGAGGGCCAGGCGGTTGCGCGGCGTCTCGATGTCGAGACGCAGGCGCTCATCAATCAGGAAAAGGCAAAGCGGGTCGCGTAA
- a CDS encoding sugar ABC transporter substrate-binding protein: MLNRKSIIGSLMVLAMAGTATARAEEILRFATWDTDESLAIQQEIAKKFEEKHPGVKVQVEPYADGYDQKLIAAFGAGNPPDVMYMWNFPQYYTSLKPLDDLIAKDAAEIKPDDFPQGLMNTVRVEGKTYGMPSGFTTQVVFYNKDMFAKAGVEEPKDGWTWDDLRAKAAKFRDEPNKVYGFAVDAKPDPYDFEQFLWSNGTKYISDDGKKIDGYMNSDAAAQVLDMFGDMAKKQEAITLNLGDDTSGSTLFKGGKIAMFQSAMWSKSGIDASGIKYGVAPLPKFGDKTAHSALGVSAISIAKDAAHPDLAWEFVKFFSSPEAVAMRKNDLPVRTSVAEEKGMTKDPIYKPFFDILATSNTETHAFLKNANWGKVQDNLARAIEATMIDQGNAKQHLDEAVARSKRLIK; the protein is encoded by the coding sequence ATGCTCAACAGGAAGTCGATTATCGGCTCGCTGATGGTTCTGGCGATGGCCGGAACCGCAACGGCCCGCGCGGAAGAGATCTTGCGCTTTGCGACCTGGGACACGGATGAAAGCCTGGCGATCCAGCAGGAAATCGCCAAGAAGTTCGAGGAAAAGCACCCGGGCGTGAAGGTCCAGGTCGAGCCCTACGCAGATGGCTACGATCAGAAGCTGATCGCCGCCTTCGGCGCCGGCAACCCGCCCGATGTCATGTATATGTGGAACTTCCCGCAATACTACACGTCGCTGAAGCCGCTCGACGATCTGATCGCCAAGGATGCGGCCGAGATCAAGCCGGACGATTTCCCGCAAGGCCTGATGAACACGGTTCGTGTCGAGGGCAAGACCTACGGCATGCCCTCGGGCTTCACCACGCAGGTGGTGTTCTACAACAAGGACATGTTCGCCAAGGCCGGCGTCGAGGAGCCGAAGGACGGCTGGACCTGGGACGACCTGCGCGCCAAGGCCGCCAAGTTCCGTGACGAGCCGAACAAGGTTTACGGCTTTGCCGTCGACGCCAAGCCGGATCCGTACGACTTCGAACAGTTCCTCTGGTCGAACGGCACCAAATACATCTCCGACGACGGCAAGAAGATCGACGGCTACATGAACAGCGATGCGGCAGCGCAGGTGCTCGACATGTTCGGCGACATGGCCAAGAAGCAGGAAGCGATCACGCTCAACCTCGGCGACGACACGTCGGGCAGCACGCTCTTCAAGGGCGGCAAGATCGCCATGTTCCAGAGCGCGATGTGGTCGAAGTCCGGCATCGACGCCTCCGGCATCAAATACGGCGTGGCGCCGCTGCCGAAGTTCGGTGACAAGACCGCCCATTCCGCACTCGGCGTCTCGGCCATCTCGATCGCCAAGGATGCGGCCCATCCGGACCTCGCCTGGGAGTTCGTCAAGTTCTTCTCCTCGCCTGAAGCCGTCGCCATGCGCAAGAACGACCTGCCGGTGCGCACGAGCGTCGCGGAAGAAAAGGGCATGACCAAGGACCCTATCTACAAGCCGTTCTTCGACATTCTTGCGACCTCCAACACCGAGACCCACGCGTTCCTGAAGAACGCCAACTGGGGCAAGGTGCAGGACAATCTCGCCCGCGCCATCGAGGCGACGATGATCGACCAGGGCAATGCCAAGCAGCATCTCGACGAGGCGGTCGCCCGCTCGAAGCGGCTGATCAAGTAA
- a CDS encoding carbohydrate ABC transporter permease, whose amino-acid sequence MTYATAAVPAAAKRKRSAFARHIAAYLFISPWILGFLFFTLGPLVFSLTMSFYDWPVVGERTFVGLENYRSMLFEDPQFWESLWITVKFAAIYVPFNIVMSFLLALMLHNITFASGFFRTAFYLPSVISGVALVTIWSWIYSREYGLLNFMLSFVGIEGPNWLGDPNLAIVAIIIASLWGLGGTMLILLTGLKAIPKELYEAATVSGVPGWAQMLFITLPMLGPMLLFTFITSIISAFQQLTIALLLTKGGPLGSTYFFAMYIYDNAFKYFDMGYAAAGSWVMFIIVLLLSLGVMRWSAAWVYYEGEVRENDGERNA is encoded by the coding sequence ATGACCTACGCAACAGCCGCAGTGCCGGCAGCGGCCAAGCGCAAGCGCTCGGCTTTCGCCCGCCACATCGCGGCCTATCTGTTCATCTCTCCGTGGATCCTGGGCTTCCTGTTCTTCACGCTCGGCCCGCTCGTCTTCTCGCTGACAATGAGCTTCTACGACTGGCCGGTCGTCGGGGAACGCACGTTCGTCGGGCTCGAGAACTATCGTTCGATGCTGTTCGAGGATCCGCAATTCTGGGAGAGCCTCTGGATCACGGTCAAGTTCGCGGCGATCTACGTGCCGTTCAACATCGTCATGTCGTTCCTTCTGGCGCTGATGCTGCACAACATCACCTTTGCCAGCGGCTTCTTCCGCACCGCCTTCTACCTGCCGAGCGTCATTTCCGGCGTCGCGCTGGTGACGATCTGGAGCTGGATCTACAGCCGGGAATACGGGCTTTTGAACTTCATGCTGTCCTTCGTCGGCATCGAGGGGCCGAACTGGCTCGGCGATCCGAACCTCGCGATCGTCGCCATCATCATCGCCAGCCTCTGGGGTCTTGGCGGCACCATGCTGATCCTGCTCACAGGGCTCAAGGCGATCCCGAAGGAACTCTATGAAGCAGCGACCGTTTCGGGCGTTCCCGGCTGGGCGCAGATGCTGTTCATCACCCTGCCGATGCTTGGGCCGATGCTGCTTTTCACCTTCATCACCTCGATCATCTCCGCTTTCCAGCAACTGACGATCGCGCTGCTCCTGACCAAGGGCGGCCCGCTCGGCTCCACCTATTTCTTCGCCATGTACATCTACGACAACGCCTTCAAGTATTTCGACATGGGTTATGCCGCCGCCGGCTCCTGGGTGATGTTCATCATCGTGTTGCTGCTCAGCCTCGGCGTCATGCGCTGGTCGGCCGCCTGGGTCTATTACGAAGGCGAAGTCCGCGAGAACGATGGAGAACGCAATGCGTAA
- a CDS encoding carbohydrate ABC transporter permease, producing the protein MRKTLLYSALILLSALFIAPFYWTFMTAIKSSAELYQFPPVFWPSEWHWENFAAAWNKQPFGTYLTNSLIVVVLSTIGQLISSSLVAYGFARFRFPGRDPLFILLLATMMIPWDVKMIPLYMEFNLLGWINTLKPLIVPAYFADAFFVFLLRQYIMTVPMEIDEAARMDGANAFDIYWRIHLPLMMPALVLVGTFHFMNAWNDYLGPLIFLNDQSKYTLTLGLSMFKGLHEVDVTSIAAITVILCLPPLGLFFVAQRYIMDGAVGSSVKG; encoded by the coding sequence ATGCGTAAGACGCTGCTCTATTCCGCGCTGATCCTGCTGTCGGCGCTGTTCATCGCGCCGTTCTACTGGACCTTCATGACAGCGATCAAAAGCTCGGCCGAGCTCTACCAGTTCCCGCCGGTCTTCTGGCCCTCCGAATGGCACTGGGAGAATTTCGCCGCCGCCTGGAACAAGCAGCCCTTCGGCACCTATCTCACCAACTCGCTGATCGTGGTGGTGCTGTCGACGATCGGCCAGTTGATCTCCTCGTCGCTGGTTGCCTATGGCTTTGCCCGTTTCCGCTTCCCCGGCCGCGACCCGCTGTTCATCCTGTTGCTCGCCACCATGATGATCCCGTGGGACGTGAAGATGATCCCGCTCTACATGGAGTTCAACCTGCTCGGCTGGATCAACACGCTGAAGCCTTTGATCGTTCCCGCCTATTTCGCCGATGCCTTCTTCGTGTTCCTTTTGCGCCAGTACATCATGACCGTGCCGATGGAGATCGACGAGGCCGCCCGCATGGACGGCGCCAACGCCTTCGACATCTACTGGCGCATCCATCTGCCGCTGATGATGCCGGCACTGGTGCTGGTCGGCACGTTCCACTTCATGAACGCCTGGAACGACTATCTCGGCCCGTTGATCTTCCTCAACGACCAGTCGAAGTACACGCTGACGCTCGGCCTTTCGATGTTCAAGGGCCTGCACGAGGTGGACGTGACGTCAATCGCCGCGATCACCGTCATCCTCTGCCTGCCGCCGCTGGGCCTCTTCTTCGTCGCTCAGCGCTACATCATGGATGGCGCGGTCGGCTCGTCGGTGAAGGGATAA